Below is a window of Dromiciops gliroides isolate mDroGli1 chromosome 5, mDroGli1.pri, whole genome shotgun sequence DNA.
CAGCCATAGAATTTCACTATCCTTACCTGGGTATTGATGACCGCTGTAAAGTCATTCTCTTTGCTGGAATTGCTGTTGAATAATGTGTTGAGCATTGCGATTTTGATTTTCTGCAGGCTGCTTTGAATGCTGCTGTTGTTCTTGAAGGCTTCAAAGATTTTGAAATAAACCGTGACAATTTGACTCATTAGGATATTCTTGTCACTCtcctgggagggagaaagaataatGGAGAATGTTAGAAATTTGTccctggatgggggtggggaaggtgtgGGCTATAGTTTTAGGACTGTGAACCACAGAGCACCTTGAACTTTGGATAGTTTTCCCTCCAAGGGAGTTGCCCTGTGAGTTCAAGTTGGGAGAGGTCGGGCAATAGAAAGTAAGACATTGTGACTGATGTGAGCATAGCCTACATAAGGAACAATAGCTCACCTCTTTCCAGCGGTCCATCATGTTTAAGAAAAGAGGCCCATCATCAGATACCTCAGATGTACTTtcattctgcaaaaaaaaaaaaaagtaagagtgTCTTAATCAGATCATGAATTGCCCtga
It encodes the following:
- the IFNG gene encoding interferon gamma, yielding MNYSSYFLASCLCVVLGYASCLSQGFITGELRILREYFNESTSEVSDDGPLFLNMMDRWKEESDKNILMSQIVTVYFKIFEAFKNNSSIQSSLQKIKIAMLNTLFNSNSSKENDFTAVINTQVNDLKVQRKAIFELPRFMNDLSAKNHVRRRKRRQNRNQGELKQ